One stretch of Variovorax sp. TBS-050B DNA includes these proteins:
- the flhA gene encoding flagellar biosynthesis protein FlhA: MNAMANLTRLPAQLFSGAQWKGLAGPILIVLIMSMMVLPLPPFLLDMLFTFNIAMSVMVLLVSMYTMKALDFAAFPAVLLFSTLLRLSLNVASTRVVLMHGHTGPDAAGKVIEAFGHFLVGGNFAVGVMVFIILVIINFMVITKGAGRIAEVGARFMLDAMPGKQMAIDADLNAGLIGEDVARKRRTEVAQEADFYGSMDGASKFVRGDAVAGLLILVINIVGGLVVGMLQHGLDFSTAGKTYTLLAIGDGLVAQIPALVISTAAGVIVSRVTTDEDVGRQLTGQLFSNPQVLFLTAGLIGLMGLIPGMPNLAFLLIAGGLAWLGRRIMQRAPRVAAEKAAAAAAAVQAAPPPETPEATWDDVAMVDPLGMEVGYRLIPLVDQTQNGELLGRIKSIRKKIAQDLGFLAPVVHIRDNLEIAPNSYVISLKGVEIGRGEAFPNQWMAINPGQVTGTLPGTPTQDPAFHLPAVWIDAGLRQEAQVMGYTVVDACTVMATHLNHLIQLHAAELLGRQEVQQLLDQIGKTEPKLTEDLVPKVMSLSTLHKVLQNLLDEEVPIRDMRTILDVMAEHAPTVKDAAELTSLARLALGRAITQQLFPGDSELQVIGLDGALDGVLHQALTNNNGIEPGLANSLMQQTRAAIVRQEQLGLAPVLVVQHSLRVLLARFLRRSFRQLKVLSHAEIPDTRNIKITATIGGRV, encoded by the coding sequence ATGAACGCGATGGCAAACCTGACGCGCCTGCCGGCGCAACTCTTCTCCGGCGCCCAGTGGAAGGGCCTGGCCGGCCCGATCCTGATCGTGCTCATCATGAGCATGATGGTGCTGCCGCTGCCGCCCTTCCTGCTCGACATGCTGTTCACCTTCAACATCGCCATGTCGGTGATGGTGCTGCTGGTGAGCATGTACACGATGAAGGCGCTGGACTTCGCGGCCTTCCCCGCGGTGCTGCTGTTCTCCACGCTGCTGCGGCTGTCGCTCAACGTGGCCTCCACCCGCGTGGTGCTGATGCACGGCCACACCGGCCCGGATGCCGCGGGCAAGGTGATCGAGGCCTTCGGCCACTTCCTGGTGGGCGGCAACTTCGCGGTCGGCGTCATGGTGTTCATCATCCTGGTGATCATCAACTTCATGGTGATCACCAAGGGCGCGGGCCGCATCGCCGAGGTCGGCGCGCGCTTCATGCTCGACGCGATGCCCGGCAAGCAGATGGCGATCGACGCCGACCTCAACGCCGGCCTGATCGGCGAGGACGTGGCGCGCAAGCGCCGCACCGAGGTGGCGCAGGAGGCCGACTTCTACGGCTCGATGGACGGTGCCAGCAAGTTCGTGCGCGGCGACGCGGTGGCCGGCCTGCTGATCCTCGTGATCAACATCGTCGGCGGGCTGGTGGTGGGCATGCTCCAGCACGGCCTCGACTTTTCCACCGCCGGCAAGACCTACACGCTGCTCGCGATCGGCGACGGCCTGGTGGCGCAGATTCCCGCACTCGTGATCTCGACCGCCGCGGGCGTGATCGTCTCGCGCGTGACCACCGACGAGGACGTGGGGCGCCAGCTCACCGGCCAGCTCTTCTCCAATCCGCAGGTGCTGTTCCTGACGGCGGGCCTGATCGGCCTGATGGGCCTGATCCCGGGCATGCCGAACCTCGCCTTCCTGCTGATCGCCGGCGGCCTCGCATGGCTGGGCCGGCGCATCATGCAGCGCGCGCCCCGCGTCGCCGCGGAGAAGGCCGCCGCCGCAGCCGCCGCGGTGCAGGCGGCGCCGCCGCCCGAGACGCCCGAAGCGACCTGGGACGACGTGGCGATGGTCGATCCGCTCGGCATGGAAGTCGGCTACCGGCTGATCCCGCTCGTGGACCAGACGCAGAACGGCGAGCTGCTGGGCCGCATCAAGAGCATCCGCAAGAAGATCGCGCAGGACCTGGGCTTCCTCGCGCCGGTGGTGCACATCCGCGACAACCTCGAGATCGCGCCCAACAGCTACGTGATCAGCCTCAAGGGCGTGGAGATCGGCCGCGGCGAAGCCTTCCCCAACCAGTGGATGGCGATCAACCCCGGCCAGGTCACCGGCACGCTGCCGGGCACGCCCACGCAGGATCCGGCCTTCCACCTGCCCGCGGTCTGGATCGACGCCGGCCTGCGCCAGGAGGCCCAGGTGATGGGCTACACGGTGGTCGATGCCTGCACCGTCATGGCCACGCACCTGAACCACCTGATCCAGCTGCATGCCGCCGAGCTGCTCGGCCGCCAGGAAGTGCAGCAGCTGCTCGACCAGATCGGCAAGACCGAGCCCAAGCTGACCGAGGACCTGGTGCCCAAGGTCATGTCGCTGAGCACGCTGCACAAGGTGCTGCAGAACCTGCTCGACGAGGAAGTGCCGATCCGCGACATGCGCACCATCCTCGACGTGATGGCCGAGCATGCGCCCACGGTCAAGGACGCGGCCGAGCTCACCTCGCTGGCGCGCCTGGCGCTCGGCCGCGCGATCACGCAGCAGCTGTTCCCGGGCGACTCGGAGCTGCAGGTCATCGGCCTGGACGGCGCGCTCGACGGCGTGCTGCACCAGGCGCTCACCAACAACAACGGCATCGAGCCCGGCCTCGCCAACAGCCTCATGCAGCAGACCCGCGCCGCCATCGTGCGGCAGGAGCAGCTGGGCCTGGCGCCGGTGCTGGTCGTCCAGCATTCGCTGCGCGTGCTGCTTGCGCGCTTCCTGCGCCGCAGCTTCCGCCAGCTCAAGGTTCTCTCCCACGCGGAGATTCCTGACACCCGCAACATCAAGATCACCGCCACCATCGGAGGAAGAGTTTGA
- the flhF gene encoding flagellar biosynthesis protein FlhF: MNTHTDVRTSARKFVAPTSREALRMAREALGDEAIVLTNRVIAEGVEIVAMVQQDVEEVHAKAPIAPPPPVQPPAPAAPVLTLTPPPAPAPVAPAPATLAADSVLGELHSMRCMIEEQLAGVAWNDKQRRDPMRGRLLRTLLGAGFSARLSKAMLEHLPTGQSYAQGMAFVRSELIRTLPVHDDEDALLAQGGVYALMGPTGVGKTTTTAKLAARCVMRFGADKLALVTTDSYRIGAYEQLRIYGQILNVPVYAVKDAADLHLVLQDLREKHMVLIDTVGMSQRDRAVSDQIAMLCSSHRPVKRLLLLNATSHGDTLNEVVHAYRHGSDSELAGCIFTKVDEATHPGALIDTVIRHRLPVHYVSSGQKVPENLMRADRAQLVDSAFQANSRSALFVPGEGDLHDAAAAANAAATSAQAEAERQRLQYRRLIEAMAHDAQEVAATASALAAAPLGFEQARALWRQAGDDEIGHKAVLQTLMTHAAHEVATGCDTHLLALGGQVGLKSEDGSDAYHCQGSLLLSDRTGQPLAAPNQWLSTAATRNAADPMRKPGVRQVQWLRQQDFGRPVVHMLPRLPSGELMLQWQVQHQQWLARVPGSTAVTDPRTGEYATLNGLDFAYGEARALRFKGRVALQMEAQASVTLRTDGGLPGLRCIATRVVDPRSRKVLAQGYALSNIGTDAVPLHRLAQWQAWAAEAEPCFRLLRQGLAVLGGLGEAGDPHMMKRLLIAGQITTTVWRLLQADADWAVRARTLLAQLTGRQVRAGRPVTGNVLYAGVGKLFLLLEALDT, encoded by the coding sequence TTGAACACGCACACAGACGTCCGGACCAGCGCGCGCAAGTTCGTCGCGCCCACGAGCCGGGAGGCCCTCCGCATGGCGCGCGAGGCGCTCGGCGACGAAGCGATCGTGCTCACCAACCGCGTGATTGCCGAAGGCGTCGAGATCGTCGCCATGGTGCAGCAGGACGTGGAAGAGGTGCACGCCAAGGCACCCATCGCCCCGCCGCCGCCCGTGCAGCCGCCGGCGCCGGCCGCGCCCGTGCTCACGCTCACCCCGCCGCCCGCCCCCGCGCCGGTGGCGCCGGCGCCCGCGACGCTGGCGGCCGACAGCGTGCTCGGCGAACTGCATTCGATGCGCTGCATGATCGAGGAGCAGCTCGCCGGCGTGGCCTGGAACGACAAGCAGCGCCGCGATCCGATGCGCGGGCGCCTGCTGCGCACGCTGCTCGGCGCCGGCTTCAGCGCACGGCTCTCCAAGGCCATGCTGGAGCACCTGCCCACGGGCCAGAGCTACGCCCAGGGCATGGCCTTCGTGCGCTCGGAGCTGATCCGCACGCTGCCCGTGCATGACGACGAGGACGCGCTGCTCGCGCAGGGCGGCGTGTACGCGCTGATGGGTCCCACGGGCGTCGGCAAGACCACCACCACCGCCAAGCTCGCGGCACGCTGCGTGATGCGCTTCGGCGCCGACAAGCTCGCGCTGGTCACCACCGACAGCTACCGGATCGGCGCCTACGAGCAGCTGCGCATCTACGGCCAGATCCTCAACGTGCCGGTCTATGCCGTGAAGGACGCGGCCGACCTGCACCTGGTGCTGCAGGACCTGCGCGAGAAGCACATGGTGCTGATCGACACCGTCGGCATGAGCCAGCGCGACCGCGCCGTCTCCGACCAGATCGCGATGCTCTGCAGCAGCCACCGTCCGGTGAAGCGGCTGCTGCTGCTCAATGCGACCAGCCACGGCGACACGCTCAACGAAGTGGTGCATGCGTACCGGCACGGCAGCGACAGCGAACTCGCGGGCTGCATCTTCACCAAGGTCGACGAGGCCACCCATCCGGGCGCGCTGATCGACACCGTGATCCGCCACCGCCTGCCGGTGCACTACGTCTCGAGCGGCCAGAAGGTGCCCGAGAACCTGATGCGCGCCGACCGCGCGCAGCTGGTGGACAGCGCCTTCCAGGCCAACAGCCGCAGCGCGCTGTTCGTGCCGGGCGAAGGCGACCTGCACGACGCGGCCGCCGCCGCGAACGCCGCGGCCACGTCGGCCCAGGCCGAGGCCGAGCGGCAGCGCCTGCAGTACCGGCGCCTGATCGAAGCCATGGCGCACGATGCGCAGGAAGTGGCCGCCACCGCCTCCGCCCTGGCCGCCGCGCCGCTCGGCTTCGAGCAGGCGCGCGCGCTCTGGCGCCAGGCGGGCGACGACGAGATCGGCCACAAGGCCGTGCTGCAGACCCTGATGACGCATGCCGCCCACGAAGTCGCCACGGGCTGCGACACGCACCTGCTCGCGCTCGGCGGCCAGGTCGGCCTCAAGTCCGAAGACGGCAGCGATGCCTACCACTGCCAGGGCAGCCTGCTGCTGTCGGACCGCACCGGCCAGCCGCTCGCGGCACCCAACCAGTGGCTCTCCACCGCCGCCACCCGCAATGCCGCCGACCCGATGCGCAAGCCCGGCGTGCGCCAGGTGCAGTGGCTGCGCCAGCAGGACTTCGGCCGGCCCGTGGTGCACATGCTGCCGCGGCTGCCCTCGGGCGAACTCATGCTCCAGTGGCAGGTGCAGCACCAGCAGTGGCTCGCGCGCGTGCCCGGCTCCACCGCCGTGACCGATCCGCGCACCGGCGAATACGCGACGCTCAACGGCCTGGACTTCGCCTATGGCGAAGCGCGTGCCTTGCGCTTCAAGGGCCGCGTCGCCCTGCAGATGGAAGCCCAGGCCAGCGTGACGCTGCGCACCGACGGCGGCCTTCCCGGCCTGCGCTGCATCGCCACCCGCGTGGTCGACCCGCGCAGCCGCAAGGTGCTGGCGCAGGGCTATGCGCTCTCCAACATCGGCACCGACGCCGTTCCGCTGCACCGCCTGGCGCAGTGGCAGGCCTGGGCCGCCGAGGCGGAGCCCTGCTTCCGGCTGCTGCGCCAGGGCCTCGCGGTGCTCGGCGGACTCGGCGAGGCCGGCGATCCGCACATGATGAAGCGCCTGCTGATCGCGGGCCAGATCACGACCACCGTGTGGCGCCTGCTGCAGGCCGACGCCGACTGGGCCGTGCGCGCGCGCACCCTGCTGGCACAGCTCACCGGCCGCCAGGTGCGCGCCGGCCGGCCGGTCACGGGCAACGTGCTGTATGCGGGCGTGGGCAAGCTGTTCCTGCTGCTGGAGGCGCTGGACACGTGA
- the flhB gene encoding flagellar biosynthesis protein FlhB, with amino-acid sequence MAEESDLEKTEPASPQRLEKAREEGNVPRSRELSTFVLLGAAGAGLWLTSGSLGATMRGALAQGLHFDRATAFDPSHMLARAGLMAFESLLALAPLFGLMMIAAVAGPLMLGGWLLSTKSLAPKFDKLDPIAGIGRMFSFQSLSELIKALAKSLLIGGVAWLVIMGNMDEVSALMAQSERSALPKMIGLVAHNCVLIAASLLLVALIDVPFQLWSYYRKLRMSREDLRQEHKESEGDPHIKAQIRRQQQQMARRRMMAEVPKADIVVTNPTHFAVALKYVDNEMRAPRVVAKGSDLVAARIREIARENKVAILEAPPLTRALFKHTKLGDEIPAGLYTAVAEVLAWVYQLKRWQAEGGEAPRTPSDLPIPKSLEYTLDAA; translated from the coding sequence ATGGCTGAAGAAAGCGACCTCGAAAAAACCGAACCTGCCTCCCCGCAGCGCCTGGAAAAGGCGCGCGAGGAAGGCAACGTGCCCCGGTCGCGCGAGCTCTCCACCTTCGTACTGCTGGGCGCGGCCGGCGCCGGCCTCTGGCTGACCTCGGGCTCGCTGGGCGCCACGATGCGCGGCGCCCTGGCGCAGGGCCTGCATTTCGACCGCGCCACGGCCTTCGATCCCTCCCACATGCTCGCGCGCGCCGGGCTCATGGCCTTCGAGTCGCTGCTCGCGCTGGCGCCGCTGTTCGGCCTGATGATGATCGCCGCGGTGGCCGGGCCGCTGATGCTCGGCGGCTGGCTGCTCTCGACCAAGTCGCTCGCGCCGAAGTTCGACAAGCTCGACCCGATCGCCGGCATCGGGCGCATGTTCTCGTTCCAGTCGCTGTCGGAGCTGATCAAGGCGCTGGCGAAGTCGCTGCTCATCGGCGGCGTGGCCTGGCTGGTGATCATGGGCAACATGGACGAGGTCTCGGCGCTGATGGCGCAGTCGGAGCGCTCCGCGCTGCCGAAGATGATCGGCCTGGTGGCGCACAACTGCGTGCTGATCGCCGCCTCGCTGCTGCTGGTGGCGCTGATCGACGTGCCGTTCCAGCTCTGGAGCTACTACCGCAAGCTGCGCATGTCGCGCGAGGACCTGCGCCAGGAGCACAAGGAAAGCGAGGGCGACCCGCACATCAAGGCGCAGATCCGCCGCCAGCAGCAGCAGATGGCGCGCCGCCGGATGATGGCCGAGGTGCCGAAGGCCGACATCGTCGTGACCAACCCGACGCACTTCGCGGTGGCGCTGAAGTACGTCGACAACGAGATGCGCGCACCGCGCGTGGTGGCCAAGGGCTCCGACCTGGTGGCCGCGCGCATCCGCGAGATCGCGCGCGAGAACAAGGTCGCGATCCTCGAGGCGCCACCGCTCACGCGGGCGCTGTTCAAGCACACCAAGCTCGGCGACGAGATTCCCGCCGGCCTCTACACCGCCGTGGCCGAAGTGCTCGCCTGGGTCTACCAGCTCAAGCGCTGGCAGGCCGAGGGTGGCGAAGCGCCGCGCACCCCTTCCGACCTCCCGATTCCGAAATCGCTCGAATACACGCTGGACGCCGCATGA
- the ugpE gene encoding sn-glycerol-3-phosphate ABC transporter permease UgpE has product MVERRPGLTVLSHVVLILGIAIVAFPIYLAFVASTHTRDEILRVPMPIVPGAHMVENYTAALLGTETQGARVVVGRMMWISLVTALVISIGKIAISLLSAFAIVYFRFPFKKLVFWLIFVTLMLPVEVRILPTYKVLADLNMLNTYAGLTVPLIASATATFLFRQFFLSVPDELVEAARIDGAGPMRFFKDILVPLSQTSIAALFVIQFIYGWNQYLWPLLATTSEDMYPVVIGIKRMIASGDAAVDWNLVMATAILALLPPAFVVILMQRWFVKGLVDTEK; this is encoded by the coding sequence ATGGTTGAACGCCGGCCCGGCCTCACCGTCCTGTCGCATGTGGTGCTGATCCTCGGCATCGCCATCGTGGCCTTTCCCATCTACCTGGCCTTCGTCGCCTCCACCCACACGCGCGACGAGATCCTGCGCGTGCCGATGCCGATCGTGCCGGGCGCGCACATGGTCGAGAACTACACCGCCGCGCTGCTCGGCACCGAGACCCAGGGCGCGCGCGTGGTGGTGGGCCGCATGATGTGGATCAGCCTGGTGACGGCGCTGGTCATCAGCATCGGCAAGATCGCGATCTCGCTGCTGTCGGCCTTCGCCATCGTCTACTTCCGCTTCCCGTTCAAGAAGCTGGTGTTCTGGCTGATCTTCGTGACGCTGATGCTGCCGGTGGAGGTGCGCATCCTGCCCACCTACAAGGTGCTGGCCGACCTCAACATGCTCAACACCTACGCGGGCCTGACGGTCCCGCTGATCGCCTCGGCCACCGCGACCTTCCTGTTCCGGCAGTTCTTCCTCTCGGTGCCCGACGAGCTCGTGGAGGCCGCCCGAATCGACGGCGCCGGGCCGATGCGCTTCTTCAAGGACATCCTGGTGCCGCTGTCGCAGACCTCGATCGCGGCGCTGTTCGTGATCCAGTTCATCTACGGCTGGAACCAGTACCTGTGGCCGCTGCTGGCCACCACCAGCGAGGACATGTACCCGGTGGTGATCGGCATCAAGCGCATGATCGCCTCGGGGGACGCCGCGGTGGACTGGAACCTCGTGATGGCGACCGCCATCCTGGCGCTGCTGCCGCCGGCCTTCGTGGTGATCCTGATGCAACGCTGGTTCGTCAAGGGCTTAGTCGACACTGAGAAATGA
- a CDS encoding DUF3772 domain-containing protein — protein sequence MMAAMSLIPRLMALCLAALLWCGAAVAQPDAVGGAATMAPEPQPTVAELRARFNKIAGTPEPDANVRQLLAQINEIGVQAEKFVAARTGELADLNARLGELGNPPAAGATEDPDITRQRASLTKERNALDADIRLARLLSIDVRQRGTELVGQRRALFEAQITERAPSPLGGEFWRDLREAWPDDIERLQAMGGALQDGFAQATGDGRRAGVVGALALALLLAVLGTWGAEHLLTRLAARMLPTGRLRRSLLVIAIVASHVLLVGLAAHGFVSVLEDHATWAPEARKALRSAAQALMFMAFVIGLGRALLATGRPSWRLPPIPDAMASRLGALPWLVALVAALAWAPARINALVDASFAAVVATHVLTALVLTALVGTVVLRLKALRADAAEAGLPERPMWVGLLVACIGVVVVAIWVLVAAGYVALGSFLASQLTWSGIVAASFYVLFKFADDLFMAAVSSRGAFGQRLQKSFGLAPQTLDQVATVLSGLSRVGLFFYMLIALAAPLGTGPDEVFQRSGKFGTGVKVGEFQLVPGAILSAAAVALVGFIALRVFKRWLARSYLPSTRFEPGMQSSIATLLGYVGGVLVVAFSLSALGIGIERIAWIASALSVGIGFGLQAIVQNFISGLILLAEQPVKVGDWVVLGTTEGDVRRINVRATEIQLGDRSTVIVPNSEFITKTVRNMTLTNAEGRVLIRLPMPLTTDAPRVRDLMLEACRAHEGVLDTPAPSLTLEGIENGLLVFQAIAYVSSPRLAGGVRSDLLFTILERLHAAQLPLAPYAAAAAPAPMPAAPGAAAAPAPPADAGPAAA from the coding sequence ATGATGGCGGCCATGAGCCTGATACCCCGCCTGATGGCCCTGTGCCTGGCCGCCCTGCTGTGGTGCGGCGCCGCGGTGGCGCAGCCCGATGCGGTCGGCGGCGCCGCCACCATGGCGCCCGAGCCCCAGCCCACGGTGGCCGAACTGCGCGCCCGGTTCAACAAGATCGCCGGCACGCCCGAGCCCGACGCGAACGTGCGCCAGCTGCTGGCGCAGATCAACGAGATCGGCGTGCAGGCCGAGAAGTTCGTCGCCGCGCGCACCGGCGAGCTGGCCGACCTGAACGCCCGGCTCGGCGAACTCGGCAATCCGCCCGCCGCCGGCGCCACCGAAGACCCGGACATCACGCGCCAGCGCGCCAGCCTGACCAAGGAGCGCAACGCGCTGGACGCCGACATCCGGCTGGCGCGCCTGCTGTCCATCGACGTGCGGCAGCGCGGCACCGAGCTGGTGGGCCAGCGCCGGGCGCTGTTCGAGGCGCAGATCACCGAGCGCGCGCCCTCGCCGCTGGGCGGCGAGTTCTGGCGCGACCTGCGCGAGGCCTGGCCGGACGACATCGAGCGCCTGCAGGCCATGGGTGGCGCCCTGCAGGACGGCTTCGCACAGGCGACCGGCGACGGCAGGCGCGCCGGCGTGGTGGGCGCGCTGGCGCTGGCGCTGCTGCTCGCGGTGCTCGGCACCTGGGGCGCCGAGCACCTGCTGACGCGGCTCGCGGCCCGCATGCTGCCCACCGGGCGGCTGCGGCGCTCGCTGCTGGTGATCGCGATCGTGGCCAGCCACGTGCTGCTGGTCGGGCTGGCCGCGCACGGCTTCGTCAGCGTGCTGGAGGACCACGCCACCTGGGCGCCCGAAGCCCGCAAGGCGCTGCGCTCGGCGGCGCAGGCGCTGATGTTCATGGCCTTCGTCATCGGCCTGGGCCGCGCGCTGCTGGCCACCGGCCGCCCGAGCTGGCGGCTGCCGCCGATTCCCGATGCGATGGCGAGCCGCCTCGGCGCCCTGCCGTGGCTGGTCGCGCTGGTGGCCGCGCTGGCCTGGGCGCCCGCCCGGATCAATGCGCTGGTCGACGCGAGCTTCGCGGCCGTGGTGGCCACCCACGTGCTCACCGCGCTGGTGCTCACGGCGCTGGTGGGCACCGTGGTGCTGCGGCTGAAGGCGCTGCGCGCGGACGCCGCCGAGGCCGGCCTGCCCGAGCGGCCGATGTGGGTCGGCCTGCTGGTGGCGTGCATCGGCGTGGTGGTCGTCGCGATCTGGGTGCTGGTGGCCGCGGGCTACGTGGCGCTCGGGAGCTTTCTCGCCTCGCAGCTCACCTGGAGCGGGATCGTCGCCGCCTCGTTCTACGTGCTGTTCAAGTTCGCGGACGACCTGTTCATGGCCGCCGTGTCCTCGCGCGGCGCCTTCGGGCAGCGGCTGCAGAAGAGCTTCGGCCTCGCGCCGCAGACGCTGGACCAGGTCGCCACGGTGCTCTCCGGCCTGAGCCGGGTGGGCCTGTTCTTCTACATGCTGATCGCGCTCGCCGCTCCGCTGGGCACCGGGCCCGACGAGGTGTTCCAACGCAGCGGCAAGTTCGGCACGGGCGTGAAGGTGGGCGAGTTCCAGCTCGTGCCGGGCGCGATCCTGAGCGCCGCGGCGGTGGCGCTGGTCGGCTTCATCGCGCTGCGCGTGTTCAAGCGCTGGCTGGCGCGCAGCTACCTGCCCAGCACCCGCTTCGAGCCCGGCATGCAGAGCTCCATCGCCACGCTGCTGGGCTACGTGGGCGGCGTGCTGGTGGTCGCGTTCTCGCTTTCGGCGCTGGGCATCGGCATCGAGCGCATCGCCTGGATCGCGAGCGCGCTGTCGGTGGGCATCGGCTTCGGCCTGCAGGCCATCGTGCAGAACTTCATCTCGGGCTTGATCCTGCTCGCGGAGCAGCCGGTGAAGGTCGGCGACTGGGTGGTGCTGGGCACGACCGAGGGCGACGTGCGGCGCATCAACGTGCGGGCGACGGAGATCCAGCTCGGCGACCGCTCGACGGTGATCGTGCCGAACTCGGAGTTCATCACGAAGACGGTGCGGAACATGACGCTGACGAACGCGGAAGGCCGCGTTCTAATCCGCCTGCCGATGCCGCTGACCACCGACGCCCCGCGCGTGCGCGATCTGATGCTGGAGGCCTGCCGCGCGCACGAGGGCGTGCTGGACACGCCGGCCCCCTCGCTCACGCTGGAGGGCATCGAGAACGGCCTGCTCGTGTTCCAGGCGATCGCCTATGTGTCCAGCCCGCGCCTTGCGGGCGGCGTGCGCAGCGACCTGCTGTTCACGATCCTGGAGCGGCTGCATGCGGCGCAGCTGCCGCTGGCGCCCTACGCGGCGGCGGCGGCGCCCGCGCCCATGCCGGCGGCTCCTGGCGCCGCGGCGGCCCCGGCGCCCCCCGCCGACGCGGGCCCGGCCGCCGCCTAG
- the ugpQ gene encoding glycerophosphodiester phosphodiesterase: MSPAWPYPRWIAHRGAGKLAPENTLAAFRFGAAHGYRMFECDAKLSADGVAFLLHDATLERTTNGRGIGGAQPWSALSQLDAGGWHSRAFAGEPLATLENLARFCLANGHLLNIEIKPTPGTERATGEAVARQAARLWQNAAIPPLLTSFQPESLEGARTVAPGLPRGLLLDTWRDGWFETATGLGCAAVVCNHALWDAATVARVQGAGMRALSYTVNDEWAAERLIALGTDGIITDRVDLFSPAG, from the coding sequence ATGAGCCCCGCCTGGCCCTACCCGCGCTGGATCGCCCACCGCGGCGCCGGCAAGCTCGCGCCCGAGAACACGCTGGCCGCCTTCCGCTTCGGCGCGGCGCACGGCTATCGCATGTTCGAGTGCGATGCCAAGCTCAGCGCCGACGGCGTGGCCTTCCTGCTGCACGACGCCACGCTCGAGCGCACCACCAACGGCCGCGGCATCGGCGGCGCGCAGCCCTGGAGCGCGCTGTCGCAGCTCGACGCCGGCGGCTGGCATTCGCGCGCCTTCGCGGGCGAGCCGCTCGCCACGCTCGAGAACCTCGCGCGCTTCTGCCTCGCCAACGGCCATCTGCTCAACATCGAGATCAAGCCCACGCCGGGCACCGAGCGCGCCACCGGCGAAGCGGTCGCCCGCCAGGCCGCACGGCTCTGGCAGAACGCCGCCATCCCGCCGCTCCTGACCTCCTTCCAGCCCGAATCGCTCGAGGGCGCACGCACGGTCGCGCCCGGGCTGCCGCGCGGGCTGCTGCTCGACACCTGGCGCGACGGCTGGTTCGAAACCGCCACCGGCCTCGGCTGCGCCGCCGTGGTCTGCAACCATGCGCTCTGGGACGCGGCCACCGTGGCCCGGGTGCAGGGCGCCGGCATGCGCGCGCTGAGCTACACGGTCAACGACGAGTGGGCCGCCGAGCGGCTGATCGCCCTGGGCACCGACGGCATCATCACCGACCGCGTCGACCTGTTCAGCCCGGCCGGCTGA
- the ugpC gene encoding sn-glycerol-3-phosphate ABC transporter ATP-binding protein UgpC gives MSAISLRNVIKRYGKGPKANQVIHGVSAEVNHGEFVVIVGPSGCGKSTLLRMVAGLEEISAGDIAIGGRVVNQLEPSERDIAMVFQNYALYPHMSVFANMAYGLKIAKVPKDEIKVRVDKAAKILELGHLLERKPRELSGGQRQRVAMGRAIVRQPKVFLFDEPLSNLDAKLRAQTRLEIQKLHRELGITSLFVTHDQVEAMTLAQRIIVMNGGVMDQFATPEEVYSRPATTFVASFIGSPPMNLLKHAPGVRPGQILGIRPEHMTLDESGWSVQVEQVELLGAERLVYGRIGDEQIIMRTDEADHPPVPGDTVRIAARQDKLHWFDAGSGKRAE, from the coding sequence ATGTCAGCCATCTCTCTTCGCAACGTCATCAAACGCTACGGCAAGGGCCCCAAGGCCAACCAGGTGATCCACGGGGTCTCCGCCGAGGTGAACCACGGCGAGTTCGTCGTCATCGTCGGGCCCTCGGGCTGCGGCAAGTCCACGCTGCTGCGCATGGTGGCCGGGCTGGAGGAAATCTCCGCCGGCGACATCGCCATCGGCGGCCGCGTGGTGAACCAGCTCGAGCCCTCGGAGCGCGACATCGCGATGGTGTTCCAGAACTACGCGCTCTATCCGCACATGAGCGTGTTCGCCAACATGGCCTATGGCCTGAAGATCGCCAAGGTGCCGAAGGACGAGATCAAGGTGCGCGTCGACAAGGCCGCGAAGATCCTCGAACTCGGCCACCTGCTCGAACGCAAGCCGCGCGAGCTCTCGGGCGGCCAGCGCCAGCGCGTGGCCATGGGCCGCGCGATCGTGCGCCAGCCCAAGGTGTTCCTGTTCGACGAGCCGCTGTCGAACCTCGACGCCAAGCTGCGCGCCCAGACCCGCCTCGAGATCCAGAAGCTGCACCGCGAGCTCGGCATCACCTCGCTGTTCGTCACGCACGACCAGGTCGAGGCGATGACGCTCGCGCAGCGCATCATCGTGATGAACGGCGGCGTGATGGACCAGTTCGCCACGCCCGAAGAGGTGTATTCGCGCCCCGCCACCACCTTCGTCGCGAGCTTCATCGGCTCGCCGCCGATGAACCTGCTCAAGCACGCGCCCGGCGTGCGCCCGGGCCAGATCCTCGGCATCCGCCCCGAGCACATGACGCTCGACGAGAGCGGCTGGTCGGTGCAGGTCGAGCAGGTCGAGCTGCTGGGCGCCGAGCGCCTGGTGTACGGCCGCATCGGCGACGAGCAGATCATCATGCGCACCGACGAGGCCGACCATCCGCCGGTGCCCGGCGACACGGTGCGCATCGCGGCGCGCCAGGACAAGCTGCACTGGTTCGACGCCGGCTCCGGCAAGCGCGCCGAATGA